One window of Nicotiana tomentosiformis chromosome 11, ASM39032v3, whole genome shotgun sequence genomic DNA carries:
- the LOC104114205 gene encoding uncharacterized protein: protein MAATRKSSGPVLRSLSPAGRFYSPGQRTGSAFASSTSGFSTGSHTILHRSTSPNRVNLYSSRSSSPASSVRFSLDRSTSPSRSISALNRNHVVQNRSYKSLPSSGQKKTCMCSPTNHPGSFRCSLHKNIVASSSRAPSCNPNQLHMRRSAMTNSLVRIGTVEGDLVKRALAALIRPSSHQQRRRGDFQHRPSRLSVMSKVEDS, encoded by the coding sequence ATGGCGGCTACTCGGAAGTCAAGCGGACCGGTTCTCCGGTCACTTTCACCGGCTGGAAGATTTTATTCTCCGGGTCAAAGGACCGGTTCTGCTTTTGCTTCCTCAACTTCCGGTTTTTCAACCGGTTCACATACAATTCTCCACAGATCAACTTCTCCGAACCGTGTGAACTTATACAGCTCAAGGTCGTCATCTCCGGCGTCATCCGTACGGTTTTCTCTGGACCGTTCGACTTCACCGAGCCGGTCTATTTCTGCTTTAAACCGGAATCACGTGGTGCAGAACCGGAGTTATAAATCCTTGCCTAGTAGCGGTCAGAAGAAGACGTGTATGTGCTCGCCGACGAATCATCCAGGTTCGTTCCGATGTAGTCTACATAAGAATATTGTTGCAAGCAGTAGCCGTGCGCCGTCGTGCAATCCGAATCAGTTGCATATGAGGCGGTCCGCCATGACGAACTCACTTGTGAGAATCGGAACTGTAGAAGGTGATTTGGTGAAGAGAGCGTTAGCCGCTTTGATTCGTCCTTCGTCTCATCAACAGCGCCGCCGAGGCGATTTCCAGCATAGACCTAGTCGGCTTTCTGTCATGTCCAAAGTCGAGGATTCGTAA